From the Drosophila suzukii chromosome 2 unlocalized genomic scaffold, CBGP_Dsuzu_IsoJpt1.0 scf_2c, whole genome shotgun sequence genome, one window contains:
- the LOC139354269 gene encoding uncharacterized protein codes for MAAEGFVRANVGGTWLYSCYPDPTLSLTSFSRILVERSSYLRGRSNVMIGADFNAWAEEWGSLYTNTRGRTILEAIASLDIVLLNKGSQHTFNRAGVGSIIDLSFSSSSLSRNTRWRIGEVFTASDHEGILLTVDGPPCQSQPTTSPRKAYRQDTFRPHTFASTLEGLAASELDSADEAANKWQLDSRKPVA; via the coding sequence ATGGCAGCAGAGGGGTTCGTCCGAGCGAACGTAGGCGGCACATGGCTCTACAGCTGCTACCCGGACCCCACTCTATCACTGACGTCCTTCAGCAGGATCCTGGTCGAACGTAGCAGCTACCTGAGAGGACGGAGCAACGTAATGATCGGAGCCGACTTTAACGCCTGGGCCGAGGAATGGGGCTCCCTCTATACCAACACCAGGGGACGCACCATCCTTGAAGCTATTGCGTCGCTGGACATCGTCCTGTTGAACAAGGGCTCCCAGCACACCTTCAACAGAGCTGGGGTTGGTTCAATCATCGACCTATCGTTCTCGAGCAGCTCCTTATCCCGTAACACACGCTGGAGGATAGGCGAGGTGTTCACGGCCAGCGACCATGAGGGCATCCTGCTGACAGTTGACGGTCCACCGTGCCAAAGTCAGCCGACGACCAGCCCAAGAAAAGCCTACCGCCAAGACACCTTTAGGCCACACACCTTTGCCAGTACACTGGAAGGATTGGCTGCCTCTGAGTTGGACTCGGCAGATGAAGCAGCGAACAAGTGGCAGCTAGACTCGAGGAAGCCAGTAGCGTAA